The following are encoded together in the Leuconostoc mesenteroides subsp. mesenteroides ATCC 8293 genome:
- the galE gene encoding UDP-glucose 4-epimerase GalE, with amino-acid sequence MAVLVLGGAGYIGSHMVKRLVEAGRDVVVVDALFTGHRAAVNPAATFYQVDIRDKAELSAVFDKENIEQVVHFAAFSIVPESVANPLKYFDNNTSGMITLLEVMKAHDVKQIVFSSTAATYGNPVHIPIKETDPQNPINPYGESKLMMEKIMNWSDQADGVKWVALRYFNVAGAAEDGTIGEDHNPETHLVPIILQAGLGQRDYIEMFGDDYNTPDGFNVRDYVHVLDLADAHILALQYLADGHESNQFNLGSATGFSVKEMVEAAREATGVDIPAKIGPRRAGDPDILIANSDKAREVLGWAPKYDNVQDIIKTAWQWHQSHPKGYDERHEDQ; translated from the coding sequence ATGGCAGTATTAGTACTTGGTGGTGCAGGATATATTGGCTCACACATGGTGAAACGGTTGGTTGAAGCAGGACGCGACGTGGTGGTTGTGGACGCCTTGTTCACTGGACACCGCGCAGCAGTTAATCCAGCAGCGACATTTTATCAAGTTGACATTCGTGATAAGGCAGAATTGTCGGCAGTGTTTGATAAAGAAAACATTGAACAAGTGGTTCATTTTGCAGCCTTTTCAATTGTGCCAGAGTCAGTGGCAAACCCGCTGAAATATTTTGACAACAATACTAGTGGCATGATTACGTTGTTGGAAGTGATGAAAGCACATGACGTCAAACAAATCGTCTTTTCATCAACCGCCGCAACTTATGGTAATCCGGTGCATATTCCGATTAAGGAAACTGATCCGCAAAATCCGATTAACCCCTATGGTGAATCAAAGTTGATGATGGAAAAAATCATGAACTGGTCCGACCAAGCTGACGGGGTTAAATGGGTCGCGTTGCGCTATTTCAATGTGGCTGGTGCAGCAGAAGATGGCACGATTGGTGAAGACCACAATCCAGAAACACACTTGGTACCAATTATTTTGCAAGCTGGTTTGGGACAACGTGATTATATTGAAATGTTTGGCGATGACTATAATACACCAGACGGCTTTAATGTACGAGATTATGTGCATGTCTTAGACTTGGCAGACGCGCATATCTTGGCATTGCAGTATTTAGCTGATGGTCATGAGTCAAATCAGTTTAACTTAGGATCAGCGACTGGATTTTCAGTGAAAGAGATGGTTGAGGCGGCACGGGAAGCAACAGGGGTTGATATTCCAGCTAAAATTGGGCCACGTCGAGCGGGTGATCCTGATATTTTGATTGCCAATTCAGATAAGGCACGAGAGGTGCTGGGCTGGGCACCAAAGTATGATAATGTGCAAGACATTATCAAGACAGCTTGGCAGTGGCATCAGAGTCATCCTAAGGGTTATGATGAACGACATGAGGATCAATAA
- a CDS encoding galactokinase — MESKIYRELEREFQSKFDSQPSDFFFSPGRINLIGEHTDYNGGHVLPAAITIGTYGAAKSRHDRFVKLYSKNFSNEGVITFDINDENHLQKGSWGNFVKGVLQSLRLYGNKFDHGFELAIVGNIPNGSGLSSSSSLELLAGIVVKKLYDLKIPRLQLVASGQKAENDYIGVNTGIMDQFAIGYGEKNQAIYLDTNTMIYELVPVEMRDNVVVIMNTNKKRELSDSKYNERVRETQEAVFDLQKELRINFLGEIDSKTFEKSKHLINREVVARRAKHAVSENERTKIAVKLLKDNHMMEFGRLLNESHESLKTDYEVTGIELDTLVETAQKVPGVLGARMTGAGFGGCAIALVNKRNVAELKQIVGKAYKDKVGYEASFYVAEIGQGVHSISLNAEK; from the coding sequence ATGGAATCCAAAATATATAGAGAATTAGAGCGAGAATTTCAATCAAAATTTGACTCTCAACCCAGTGATTTTTTCTTTTCACCTGGTCGAATCAATTTAATTGGTGAACATACAGATTATAACGGAGGACATGTTCTACCTGCGGCTATAACGATTGGCACCTATGGTGCTGCAAAGTCTCGCCATGATAGATTTGTTAAACTATACTCCAAAAATTTTTCAAATGAGGGCGTTATTACTTTTGATATTAATGATGAAAATCATTTGCAGAAAGGCTCATGGGGAAATTTTGTAAAAGGTGTGCTTCAATCATTGAGATTGTATGGTAATAAATTCGACCATGGATTTGAGCTAGCTATTGTCGGTAATATTCCCAATGGATCAGGATTATCTTCATCCTCGTCCTTAGAATTACTTGCTGGAATTGTAGTAAAAAAGTTGTATGATCTAAAAATTCCTCGTCTACAATTAGTTGCTAGCGGTCAGAAAGCGGAGAATGACTATATTGGTGTTAATACTGGTATTATGGATCAATTTGCAATCGGATATGGTGAAAAAAATCAAGCAATTTATCTCGATACCAATACGATGATTTACGAACTTGTTCCCGTGGAAATGCGTGACAACGTTGTAGTAATTATGAACACCAACAAGAAAAGAGAGCTATCCGATTCTAAATATAATGAGCGTGTTAGAGAAACCCAAGAAGCGGTCTTTGACTTACAAAAAGAATTGAGAATCAATTTTTTGGGGGAAATTGACAGTAAAACATTTGAAAAAAGCAAACATTTAATTAATAGAGAAGTTGTGGCGCGTCGAGCGAAACATGCAGTTAGTGAAAATGAAAGAACTAAAATAGCCGTTAAACTTTTAAAAGATAATCATATGATGGAATTTGGCAGGTTGCTAAATGAGTCTCATGAATCATTAAAGACTGACTATGAAGTGACAGGAATTGAACTTGACACCTTAGTAGAGACTGCTCAAAAAGTCCCAGGCGTTCTAGGCGCAAGAATGACCGGAGCAGGGTTTGGGGGCTGTGCTATTGCTTTAGTTAATAAACGAAATGTTGCTGAATTAAAACAAATAGTTGGAAAAGCATACAAAGATAAAGTTGGATATGAAGCTTCATTCTACGTCGCCGAAATTGGACAAGGAGTTCATTCAATAAGTTTAAATGCTGAGAAATAG
- the mobL gene encoding relaxase MobL — MLRSQENGNNIHELAFSIRGDWLVKNNLYDPEIRMIDQNKLKHAEQEVAKTLINKGFNLPLGEDENDVVWFGVIHQDTDHLNMHLWFAKKSQETRSEMVKQEGKYKGQPIGVIPLEVIEQAKRQFRKQLMSSQELRRHQEILKGVGGFKKEIVETAPENLLNDRHAKAIKQIYDALPQDMKGRWQVGNAHLTAGKGKMAKANQLTNQLLDDLFDKELKPEYEGFKSLAQEYDAINIEDQGLMHKGQRKWSENKEDELRKRLANQLYKHLAQIEDTSLNDIDQQMSELLSHVKQKNKGNNVDKTKLIASPQEKNLAPKSLINTVNSNSKPVGEQMPVRGSSFNKISRLWQQDIRAETNAELQFLRNQNKVEHEKAQEQYESQVFRGL; from the coding sequence GTGCTCAGAAGTCAAGAAAATGGTAATAATATTCATGAACTCGCCTTCTCAATCAGAGGCGATTGGTTAGTTAAAAACAATCTCTATGATCCCGAAATCCGTATGATAGACCAAAATAAGTTGAAGCATGCAGAACAAGAGGTTGCTAAGACGCTAATTAACAAAGGATTTAATTTACCTTTGGGAGAAGATGAAAATGACGTTGTTTGGTTTGGTGTGATTCATCAGGATACTGACCACCTAAACATGCATCTGTGGTTTGCTAAAAAAAGCCAAGAAACGCGGTCTGAGATGGTCAAGCAAGAAGGTAAGTACAAAGGGCAGCCAATCGGCGTTATACCTCTGGAAGTGATTGAACAAGCCAAGCGACAGTTTAGAAAACAATTAATGTCGTCACAGGAACTAAGACGGCATCAGGAAATATTAAAAGGTGTTGGTGGCTTTAAAAAAGAAATTGTTGAGACAGCGCCAGAGAACCTTTTAAATGATCGGCATGCTAAAGCCATCAAACAAATTTATGATGCTTTACCTCAAGACATGAAAGGGCGGTGGCAAGTTGGTAACGCCCATTTAACAGCAGGAAAAGGCAAGATGGCAAAAGCAAATCAATTAACCAATCAGCTTTTAGATGATTTGTTTGACAAAGAGCTAAAACCCGAATATGAAGGATTTAAGTCGTTAGCTCAAGAATATGATGCCATTAATATTGAAGATCAGGGTTTGATGCATAAAGGACAACGTAAATGGTCTGAAAATAAGGAAGATGAATTAAGAAAGCGCTTAGCGAATCAACTCTACAAACATTTAGCACAAATTGAAGATACCTCATTAAATGATATTGACCAACAGATGTCTGAGTTACTAAGCCATGTTAAACAGAAGAACAAGGGCAATAACGTAGATAAAACTAAACTAATAGCTAGCCCTCAGGAAAAAAATTTGGCCCCAAAATCGTTGATCAACACTGTAAATTCAAATTCAAAGCCCGTCGGTGAGCAGATGCCTGTGCGGGGTAGTTCATTTAATAAAATTAGTCGCTTGTGGCAGCAGGACATTCGTGCTGAAACAAACGCAGAACTTCAATTCCTAAGAAATCAAAATAAGGTCGAACACGAAAAGGCTCAAGAACAATATGAATCACAAGTTTTTAGAGGACTATAA
- the galT gene encoding UDP-glucose--hexose-1-phosphate uridylyltransferase, with protein MAEIDLFTAFAKKIIEESDYTIDDEIYLVNQIMGLVGETNHNTTPRLVDDDSVTTLALLDQLTAVAEKNGTLALRQMNTDMLGAQLMNFIVPRPSQVRKMFWEHYQQSPRQATDYFFDLSQRSNYIKTREISQNISYPVDTQYGTLQITINLSKPEKDPKAIAAALKNKNQQQSQYPVSQLAKENEGYWGRLDYAARTNHRVIPITLGHEKWYFQYSPYAYFNEHAIVLSENLRPMHVDRENLSRLLEFVSKFPEYFIGSNADLPIVGGSILSHDHFQAGRYELPMAKAVMKEKMTIAGCDLHEAGILNWPMTTIRLIDDDREKLLNAADRIMMAWQNYDDASLSIRAYGDDGERHHTVTPIVRFRSGHYEVDLVLRDNNTSDAFPDGIFHPHPDVQHIKQENIGLIEVMGLAILPPRLKAELAEVAQYLLGNDNNIALKHRTWADALKQSEVINANNVTHIVQQSVGQIFSRVLEDAGVFKNDQSGQDGLEKFIKQIEVGE; from the coding sequence ATGGCGGAAATTGATTTATTCACAGCATTCGCAAAAAAAATCATTGAAGAATCTGATTATACAATTGATGACGAAATTTATTTGGTCAATCAAATTATGGGATTAGTTGGTGAAACAAATCATAATACGACACCTCGCTTGGTAGATGATGACAGTGTAACGACCCTAGCTTTACTAGATCAGCTGACAGCTGTTGCCGAAAAAAATGGGACATTAGCGTTGCGTCAAATGAACACTGATATGCTAGGTGCGCAACTCATGAATTTTATTGTACCAAGGCCATCACAGGTTCGAAAAATGTTTTGGGAGCATTATCAGCAATCTCCGCGACAAGCAACTGATTATTTCTTTGATTTATCCCAACGCAGTAATTACATTAAAACACGTGAAATCAGTCAAAATATTTCTTATCCGGTAGACACACAATATGGTACACTGCAAATTACCATTAACCTATCCAAACCAGAAAAGGATCCTAAAGCGATTGCGGCTGCTTTAAAAAATAAAAACCAACAGCAATCGCAATATCCTGTTTCACAATTGGCAAAAGAGAATGAAGGATATTGGGGACGACTGGATTATGCAGCACGCACCAATCATCGGGTTATTCCGATAACATTGGGACATGAAAAATGGTATTTTCAATATTCACCTTATGCTTATTTCAATGAACATGCTATTGTGCTCTCTGAAAATCTTCGCCCGATGCATGTTGATCGTGAAAACTTATCACGATTGTTAGAGTTTGTGTCTAAATTTCCAGAGTATTTCATTGGATCGAATGCAGATTTGCCAATTGTTGGCGGATCGATTTTATCACATGACCATTTTCAAGCTGGTCGTTATGAACTACCTATGGCAAAAGCAGTCATGAAAGAAAAGATGACCATTGCAGGTTGTGATTTACATGAAGCGGGTATTTTAAATTGGCCAATGACAACTATCCGCTTAATCGACGATGATCGTGAAAAGTTACTAAATGCCGCTGATAGAATTATGATGGCTTGGCAAAATTATGATGATGCCTCTCTTTCAATTCGTGCGTATGGTGATGATGGTGAACGGCACCACACGGTAACGCCGATTGTTAGATTTCGAAGTGGTCATTACGAAGTGGATCTTGTGTTACGTGATAACAACACATCTGACGCTTTCCCAGATGGCATTTTTCACCCGCATCCAGATGTTCAGCATATTAAACAAGAAAATATTGGTTTGATTGAGGTGATGGGATTAGCAATTTTACCGCCACGTTTGAAAGCAGAATTAGCTGAAGTTGCGCAATATTTATTAGGCAATGATAATAACATTGCATTAAAACACCGAACATGGGCAGATGCTTTGAAGCAATCTGAAGTGATTAACGCGAATAATGTGACCCATATCGTGCAACAAAGCGTGGGACAGATTTTCAGTCGCGTACTTGAGGATGCAGGTGTCTTCAAAAATGATCAATCTGGACAAGATGGTCTGGAAAAGTTTATTAAGCAAATCGAAGTAGGGGAATAA
- a CDS encoding arabinogalactan endo-1,4-beta-galactosidase, with protein sequence MNLKRDWWVVITTIAITSFLSVSVSASDVTVKKINNLNGNTIKGVDISSVISEEKSGVRYFNEEGKQENIFQILKSNGVNYIRVRVWNNPYTESGNGYGGGNSDLAKAILIGKQASKYGMKLLVDFHYSDFWADPSKQKAPKSWQNLSYDQKQKAVYAYTLDSLQKIKQAGIDVGMVQIGNETNNGIAGTSKWPEMAGIFNSGSAAVRNVDKNILVAVHFTDIQKQGNDKWISKQLHDHNVDYDVFATSYYPYWHGSLSNLTQSLSDVSRTYDKKVMVAETSYPYTYQDGDGFRNTITKDSNIVFDYPVSVQGQATALRDVFQAVANVGSTGLGVFYWEPAWVPVGPKSNLESNRLLWEKFGSGWATKSASEFDKDAEGNAGGSSWDNQALFNFKGKALPSLKTFKYIDTGH encoded by the coding sequence ATGAACTTAAAAAGAGATTGGTGGGTAGTAATCACTACAATCGCAATAACTAGTTTTCTTTCAGTTTCAGTATCGGCTTCGGATGTTACTGTTAAAAAAATTAATAATTTGAATGGTAATACTATAAAAGGTGTCGATATTTCGTCTGTAATTAGTGAAGAGAAAAGTGGTGTACGTTATTTCAATGAAGAAGGAAAACAAGAAAATATTTTTCAAATATTAAAATCAAATGGTGTTAATTATATCAGAGTTAGAGTCTGGAATAACCCATATACAGAGTCTGGTAATGGGTATGGTGGTGGCAATTCAGATCTAGCGAAAGCAATTTTAATTGGCAAACAGGCAAGTAAATATGGAATGAAGTTGTTGGTGGACTTTCATTATTCCGACTTTTGGGCTGATCCATCTAAACAGAAGGCACCCAAATCGTGGCAGAATTTATCTTATGATCAGAAACAAAAGGCAGTATACGCTTACACTCTGGATAGTTTACAAAAAATAAAACAGGCTGGAATAGATGTAGGAATGGTGCAAATTGGGAATGAAACTAATAATGGAATTGCGGGTACTAGCAAATGGCCAGAAATGGCTGGTATATTTAATTCTGGGTCAGCAGCGGTTCGTAACGTAGATAAAAATATTTTAGTCGCCGTTCATTTCACAGATATACAAAAACAAGGCAATGATAAATGGATTTCAAAGCAGTTGCATGATCATAACGTAGACTATGATGTTTTCGCTACTTCATATTATCCTTATTGGCATGGTAGCTTAAGTAATCTGACACAATCGCTAAGTGATGTTTCTCGTACCTATGACAAAAAAGTTATGGTCGCAGAAACTTCGTACCCATACACCTATCAAGATGGAGACGGGTTCAGGAATACAATTACTAAAGATTCTAATATTGTATTCGATTATCCCGTATCTGTCCAAGGTCAAGCGACGGCTTTGCGTGATGTTTTTCAGGCTGTCGCAAACGTCGGAAGCACAGGCTTAGGTGTTTTCTATTGGGAGCCCGCATGGGTCCCTGTGGGACCAAAGTCAAATTTAGAAAGCAATAGGCTATTATGGGAGAAATTTGGGTCCGGATGGGCAACGAAAAGTGCTAGCGAATTTGACAAAGATGCTGAGGGAAATGCAGGGGGATCATCTTGGGATAATCAGGCTTTGTTCAATTTTAAAGGTAAAGCCCTACCTTCGCTAAAGACGTTTAAATATATAGACACTGGTCATTAA
- a CDS encoding DUF262 domain-containing protein, with product MAFSVEKSKMSNFLNKEIIYEVPGYQRHYAWKNVQQTQFLDDFEKQVTIGHESDYYLGQILTSGEGHREAIVDGQQRIITTIIVLRVVIDLLNTYKKKLKQDKLEVLSKRIESQISRYNRCLYVTKESEPERKIITGDNSIILNSITDGTYSESLISNKSSHQDKVLSESYISISKDIKSRTLKRRALKDRAEYIMDLMHSILSSQLVIIHDSNQDTGFKIFKDINSKGIPLTQLDLLKSSIFEEQNNKSATAMQQIEAHWKNLESLAYEKLNMDFFDFIVLSWSVLYPKTITEIDSGASLYDLYNELTDTDDNLSTTLIDNFIEVGIDAENIISSNVYKSNAAYTQFNNENSAIKNLLLQNDYKSFQKMEFIFIGLAFKSKHSSENNAKKYSRALRESSSLFLLLSTLLLVFKLNADENERRIYIEIQKLIKECHTVLLNSEPNELTGNIKLLHEKLQDIFSQDDLDVAFKKVTFVKKIAHSGTVLVNQ from the coding sequence ATGGCGTTTTCAGTTGAAAAAAGTAAAATGAGCAATTTTCTTAACAAGGAAATAATATATGAAGTACCTGGTTATCAACGCCACTATGCTTGGAAAAATGTTCAACAAACTCAGTTTTTAGATGACTTCGAAAAACAGGTAACAATAGGACATGAGAGTGATTATTACTTGGGACAAATACTGACTTCTGGAGAGGGACATCGCGAAGCTATAGTGGATGGACAACAGAGAATTATTACTACAATAATAGTTTTAAGAGTTGTAATTGACTTATTAAACACTTACAAGAAAAAATTAAAACAGGATAAGCTAGAAGTTTTATCAAAAAGAATAGAATCCCAAATAAGTAGGTACAATAGGTGTCTTTATGTAACTAAAGAAAGCGAGCCTGAACGGAAAATAATTACTGGCGATAACTCTATAATACTGAACTCTATTACAGATGGAACTTATTCAGAAAGTTTAATTTCTAATAAATCCTCTCATCAAGATAAAGTATTGTCGGAATCATACATTAGTATTTCAAAAGATATCAAGTCCCGTACTCTAAAGAGAAGAGCTTTAAAAGATAGAGCTGAATATATTATGGATTTAATGCATTCTATTCTTTCATCACAGTTAGTGATTATTCACGATTCTAATCAAGATACAGGCTTCAAAATATTTAAAGACATAAATTCGAAAGGTATACCACTTACACAATTGGATTTGCTAAAAAGCTCAATTTTCGAGGAACAAAACAATAAATCAGCTACTGCAATGCAACAAATAGAGGCACATTGGAAAAACTTAGAGTCATTAGCCTATGAAAAATTAAATATGGATTTTTTTGATTTTATTGTATTATCATGGTCTGTTCTTTATCCAAAAACAATAACTGAAATTGACAGTGGCGCATCTCTATATGATTTATATAATGAGTTGACAGATACAGACGATAACCTTTCTACAACCCTCATTGACAACTTTATTGAAGTCGGAATAGATGCTGAAAATATCATTTCAAGTAACGTATATAAGTCAAACGCTGCATATACTCAATTTAACAACGAAAATTCGGCAATAAAAAATTTACTTTTACAAAATGACTATAAATCGTTCCAAAAGATGGAATTTATCTTCATTGGATTGGCCTTTAAAAGTAAACATAGCAGTGAGAATAACGCCAAAAAATATAGTCGTGCTCTCAGAGAAAGTAGTAGCCTATTTTTGTTGTTGTCAACTTTATTATTGGTTTTTAAATTAAATGCTGACGAAAATGAAAGAAGAATTTACATTGAAATTCAAAAACTAATTAAAGAATGCCATACAGTATTATTGAATAGCGAACCCAATGAACTTACTGGTAATATCAAACTATTGCATGAGAAATTACAAGACATATTCTCGCAAGACGATCTTGATGTAGCTTTTAAAAAAGTTACATTTGTTAAAAAAATAGCCCACAGTGGGACGGTGTTGGTAAATCAATAA
- a CDS encoding glycoside-pentoside-hexuronide (GPH):cation symporter encodes MKDITKQKFSRNKLVEMISFALGNLGHSAFYGALSTYFIVYVTSGMFDGLPQSVANKLIGLITALVVIIRLAEVVIDPILGNIVDNTKTRWGKFKPWQVIGAVVSSVLLVVIFTGIFGLAHINWIAFAIVFTVLFILLDIFYSFADVAYWGMVPAISEDSKERGIFTSLGSFTGSIGWNGLTMIVVPVTTYFTFIATGKHEQGPSGWFGFSIVVSIVAVLSALAVAFGTKEKDNLIRNAATKKTSIKDVFSGIIHNDQILWISLAYLMYSLAYVVTNGVLFYFFKFVLGKPNEFWIAGAIATVIGFSTAPLYPVLNKFITRKVLFSIGQMAMILSYLLFIFGKTNMMMVTIGLILFNFTFAQLVVVLSLTDSIEYGQLKNGNRNEAVVLAVRPMLDKITGAFSNGIVGTIAIAAGMTGSATAGDISASKINTFEIYAFYTPLLFSILALVIFLWKVKITEKKHAEIVIELEKNLSSGARKANTSEVNVELEEIFAPASGQKKLLNEVNGNTITGIGFAIDPEEGNLLAPFDGKVDFTFSTKHVLGVVSNNGLKAIIHVGIGTINMRGAGFVSHYVDGQLFKKGDLLMSFDKKLITKNGYQDDVIMYFTQPENIIDVQQIDNRVVKQGEQIAKLTFRSER; translated from the coding sequence ATGAAAGACATAACTAAACAGAAGTTTTCTCGAAATAAGCTAGTAGAAATGATTTCTTTTGCACTTGGTAATCTAGGGCACTCTGCATTCTATGGTGCATTAAGCACTTACTTCATCGTTTATGTCACGAGTGGTATGTTTGATGGGTTACCGCAATCGGTAGCAAACAAGTTAATTGGTTTAATTACGGCTCTTGTAGTAATTATTCGTTTGGCCGAAGTAGTTATTGATCCGATTCTTGGAAATATTGTAGATAATACAAAAACGCGATGGGGAAAATTTAAACCTTGGCAAGTAATTGGCGCGGTTGTTAGTTCAGTGTTATTAGTTGTAATATTTACTGGAATTTTTGGGTTGGCTCATATTAATTGGATTGCTTTTGCGATCGTTTTCACAGTTTTATTTATTTTACTAGATATTTTTTATTCATTTGCAGATGTTGCCTATTGGGGCATGGTGCCGGCTATATCTGAAGACAGTAAAGAGAGAGGAATTTTTACTTCCTTAGGGAGTTTTACTGGTTCTATTGGTTGGAATGGTCTTACGATGATTGTTGTTCCGGTCACCACATACTTCACTTTTATCGCAACTGGAAAACATGAACAAGGGCCTTCAGGGTGGTTTGGATTTTCAATAGTTGTTTCCATTGTAGCCGTTTTATCAGCTTTGGCAGTAGCCTTTGGAACTAAAGAAAAAGATAACTTGATTCGAAATGCTGCAACAAAAAAAACAAGCATTAAAGATGTATTTTCAGGTATTATTCATAATGACCAAATTTTATGGATCAGCTTAGCATATCTAATGTATTCACTAGCGTATGTTGTGACCAATGGTGTTTTATTTTACTTCTTTAAGTTTGTACTAGGAAAACCAAACGAATTTTGGATTGCTGGTGCTATTGCAACAGTAATAGGGTTCTCTACTGCTCCGTTGTATCCCGTTCTAAATAAGTTTATCACCAGGAAAGTGTTATTTAGTATTGGGCAAATGGCAATGATCCTATCATATCTGCTTTTTATATTCGGAAAAACAAATATGATGATGGTTACAATAGGACTTATTTTGTTTAATTTTACTTTTGCGCAACTGGTTGTTGTCTTATCACTAACTGACTCTATTGAATACGGACAATTAAAAAATGGTAATCGCAACGAAGCTGTTGTCTTGGCGGTTCGACCTATGTTAGACAAGATAACTGGTGCTTTTTCAAACGGAATCGTCGGAACAATTGCAATTGCGGCGGGCATGACTGGATCAGCTACCGCAGGAGATATTAGTGCATCAAAAATTAATACCTTTGAAATTTATGCTTTTTACACACCACTTCTTTTTTCTATTCTAGCCTTAGTTATATTCTTGTGGAAAGTTAAAATTACCGAGAAAAAACATGCCGAAATCGTTATTGAACTGGAAAAAAATTTATCAAGTGGCGCTAGAAAAGCTAATACTTCTGAAGTGAATGTTGAACTTGAAGAAATATTTGCACCTGCCTCAGGACAAAAAAAGCTACTTAATGAGGTCAATGGCAACACAATTACTGGTATTGGTTTTGCTATTGATCCGGAAGAAGGTAATTTACTTGCACCATTTGATGGCAAAGTCGACTTTACTTTTTCTACAAAACATGTTTTGGGTGTTGTATCTAACAACGGATTAAAAGCAATTATTCATGTAGGAATAGGCACTATCAATATGCGAGGTGCGGGGTTTGTGTCACATTATGTGGACGGCCAATTATTCAAAAAGGGAGATCTTTTGATGAGCTTTGATAAGAAATTAATTACGAAAAACGGGTATCAAGATGACGTTATTATGTACTTTACCCAACCAGAAAACATTATAGATGTTCAACAAATTGATAATCGTGTCGTCAAACAAGGGGAGCAGATAGCAAAATTAACATTCAGGAGTGAAAGATAA